TTCCTCTCGTCGCCCTGCTGGTTGCTGTGCGTGCCAGAGGCTATCGTTCGCTGCAACGCTCGCCCAAAAATTTTTAGATTTTGGCTCattgtagcattttgtttgtatttggtaattagtgtctaattatgaactaattaggttcaaaagtttcgtctcgcgatttctcgaccaactgtgtaattagttttttttttcgtctacatttagtactccatgcatgtgccgcaagattcgatgtgacaggtactgcgcaaaattttttgaattctaaacaggcccttattgCTTGAACTTCTTGTCAGACGAGGTGGTCGACGCTTCTGCAGGCTGTCATGACAGACAGTGAGGCTGCCATCCAGTATGATGTGGAGGATAAATACAGACGTGTTACTTGAGGCTACACGACACGGTGTAGCGTCGGGGCTGGCCTAAATAGAATCTGTCTGCGTCGGCCCATCTAGTTAAGCTCAaacaaatttcatacatattcCACTAtttgggcctcgtttagatcgtgaaaaaaagtgaacccgatgaacagtaccactttcgtcttatttggtaaatattgtccaatcgtagatcaattaggctcaaaagattcatctcgtgatttccaattaaactgtgtaattagttattttttttacctacatttaatactccatacaagcggctaaaaattgatgtgatggagagatagtgaaaaaatttggaatttggaatgcatctaaacgaggccttggtATTTGCACCTGTCTCGATAAAAATCCTGGTCCAATTCGAAGGATACAACCCAGGCCAACAGAGGTGAGACCGTGAGAGCTAAGAGGCCTGACTCTGACCGTCTGAGCGCTCACAGTTCTTTGTggtccttttttttattttttgaacgaaactttgtgatcctttgtcaCGAGGGAGAGTAGAGGGAAAGAAAAAAGATACCTTTTTTGCGGAAGGAATCCAATCGCAATTTGCGACGGCACAAAGCTGCTCTTACCATTTCGTACTCCATGAGTGCCTGTCTTTCCGCTCTCGCATCCGCTACTTCCTCAGAAAGATCTCCTACGAATCCGCGCCAGCATCTGGTTACTCTTGTCCCCCACTAGGAGCGGGGGCCAAGAACTCCGAATGTGGCTTCGTGGCTCCCGCCTGTGGATGTGGATGATCTCCGTCCACCTCGCCGTCCGCCCCTCGCTTGGTTTTGGCTTCCTAGTTCCCACCATGGCACCGCCAAGCAGATGGTAGTTGGTAAGCACCACGTCATCATTTTCGTTGGATTTTAGAAGCGCTGGGAGCGCATAGCTTACTCAATTTGGTTTTGTGTTTCTATCGCAGACTAGGGATTAAGCCCTGCTCTGCTCGCCATTCCGGTCCGTCGAGTATTTCGTCGAACAGTTGGTAGGCGGCCTCTAGAGCAGGTGGAGCGCTAGGCGAAACTTATGGGCAGAGGACAGGATGAGGTTTCTTGATTCTTGAAAGCTAGTCATGTCTTCAGCTTTCTCGCGATCAAGCAATTCATCGCTCATCCGGTTGTAATTGCAGAATTAGCAGTCACGAAACCAGACGAGCTCTCCGGGTTCCTGGACGCGACCTCTGTTCCCCGTTTCATGCTCTGCAGACTACATCTAACTGAAGAGGCTGTTCGGACACCAAATTAAGGTCGTTGGCAAGACGATACTCTTTTCTTGGTCCTCGGGAAGATGGGCTCTGCTCACTTTGCTGCCCTGCTTCTGTGCGCCTGCATGTTCGTCAGTGGAACCGTGGCAGCTAACCAGAATGGCAACCTGACAAGGCCAGCTGAGGTGCGCATCGGTGCACTGTTCACGTTTGATTCGGTTATCGGAAAGGCGGTGAGACCCGCTATCGAGCTCGCCGTTGCGGATGTCAATGCTGACCCTAGCATACTCTGGGGGACGAAACTGAGTGTTCTTATGCAGGACACCAATTGCAGTGGCTTTGTTGGCACCATAGAAGGTCTGAACCTCATTCTTTTGCATCTGTATCTGCAATTCGGTCTTGACTCTTGACTTTATCTTTCCTTTGCTAATTATTAGTATCATATATCAGGATTCTGTTAATCTTCCGTTGCCCTGGTTACTATTAGACACAGAATATTCATTGGAAACAAATTGGTGACTATAGTGGTGCATATTATATGAACTAGCAACTTTCCATAGTTTAGTTCTCACTGCACACTGCAGATAAAACAACATGAACTCATACCTGTACTAGGAACTGCAGTAGAATGATTGTATTCGCATCAGTCTGCAAGTTTGCTGTTCCTTTATATCAGCGACCAAGTAAAAGTCAGATATTAGCCTCCGGCATAATCATGTCTGGTTTAATAAACTAAACTAAATTTGGAAATTCAAAGTCTTGTGTCTTGACATGGAAAATATGACACTTGTCCTAGTAAATTCATATTCGTGTGCCAAGCATACTTAGTAAGTTGAAGTTGCttatcttttatatatatagGCAACATAGAGCTTTCCCTTTGTCTATCCTCATTACATTGAAGTTACTATACATTGTAACGTGCTGCATTGGAGGCATGAAGAGTTTAACAACAGTTCTTCTTGTCCAGCATTGCAGCTTCTGGCTAATGATGTAGTCGCCGTATTAGGTCCACAATCCTCGGCTGTTGCTCATGTCATTTCCCATGCTGTCAATGAACTCCATGTCCCACTTATCTCTTTCGCAGCCACCGATCCTACCCTTTCTTCCCTTGAATACCCATATTTTGTGAGGGCTACGCAAAGTGATTACTACCAAATGGGTGCTATCGCTGCCATCATTAGTCAATATCAATGGAAACAAGTCATTGCCATATATGTTGATGATGACTATGGTAGAGGTGGCATCACCGCACTAGGTGACGCCCTTGCAAAAAGGAAGTGCAAGATATCCTACAAAGCTAAGTTGCCACCTGGTGCTGCCAAGATTACTATCAAGGATATCTTGATGCAGGTAAATGACATGGAATCTCGCGTCTATGTTATCCACGTTAACCCTGACTCTGGTCTTAACGTATTCTCAGCTGCAAAATCTTTGGGGATGATGAGCAGTGGCTATGTATGGATAGCAACAGACTGGCTTTCTGCAGTGATAGATTCTTCTGTGCATGGTAATCCTGATGTGATGGAACTTACGCAGGGTGTTCTTGCGCTTCGGCAGCATATAGCTGATTCTGATATTCAGCATGCTTTTTTGTCCAAGTGGAATAATCTTACTAGGAATGGAAGCTCTTACTTTATGCATGCTTATGACTCTGTATGGTTAGTTGCTCATGCTGTTGAGCAGTTTCTGAGAGAAGGGAATGCTATATCTTTTTCTGCTGACCCAAATTTGCAAGCTAAAAAGGGAAGTAGCCTTCAGTTAGATTCTCTCAGTATTTTCAACAGTGGAGATAAACTACTGGAGAAAGTGTGGAGTGCAAACTTCTCAGGGGTTTCTGGTCCAGTTCAATTTACTTTGGATCGAGATTTGGTACACCCAGCCTATGATATTCTGAATATTGGTGGCACAGGACTAAGAACCATTGGATATTGGTCAAATTCTTCTGGTCTCTCAGTTGTTGCTCCAGAAAGCTTAAGTTCATCAGCACTGGACTCGTCAGTCAACAATGTAGAACTCCATAGTGTTATATGGCCTGGTCAGACTTCTGAGAAACCTCGCGGTTGGGTGTTTTCGTATCATGGGAAGCCTATGAGGATTGGAGTACCTCTCCGAATGAGCTACAAAGAATTTGTTATGCAAGACAATGGTCCTGATGGAGTAAAGGGCTTTGCAATTGATGTCTTCAAAGCTGCAATAAGCTTGTTGCCCTATCCAGTTTCATACAAGTTTGTTTTATTTGGCGATGGTTTGAAGAATCCTAGCTACAGCGAACTTGTTCAGAAAGTATCTGAAAACGTGAGTAACATCCGTCCCTTTTCAATTCTAATGTATCCTATATTAGCACCTTGAATATTTCATTATACAAATGTTCTTATTTCTGTCCATTCAGTACTTTGATGCTGCAGTAGGGGACATTGCTATAGTGACGAATAGAACAAGACTTGTTGACTTTACCCAACCATATATAGAATCGGGTCTCATCATTGTAGCTCCGGCAAGGGTGATTGAATCAAATGCTTGGGCTTTTTTGAAACCATTCACCTTCCAGATGTGGTGTGTCCTAGTTGTTATATTCCTCTTTGTGGGTGCAGTTGTTTGGATACTTGAACACCGCACTAATACTGAGTTTCGTGGACCTCCAAGGCAACAAATTATGACAGTGTGCTGGTTAGTATCTGCATTTTGTACCTATTTTTCCTCCTCTTCTAGTTTTTTAGCATattgtttttatttatatatgaaGTTTTTGTGCATTTTCAGGTTTAGTTTCTCTACCATGTTCTTTGCACACAGTAAGTGTTGAAGTGAAACTAGTCAAAATATTTCAAGGGTTTCCTAGTCCACTCTCGTAACCTCCTTTCTCATTTCTTTACTCAGGAGAGAACACAGTTAGCGCACTTGGTAGATTTGTGCTGCTTATCTGGCTCTTTGCTGTGCTCATTATTAACTCAAGCTACACGGCAAACTTGACATCACTTCTCACGGTTCAGGAGCTGACTTCAGGGATACAGGGCCTCGATAGCTTGATCTCTAGTTCAAGTGCAATTGGCTATCAAGTTGGATCTTTTTCCAGGAACTACCTCATGGATGAGCTCAATATTGCGGAGTCCCGTCTGGTGCCACTGAACAGCCCATCAGATTATGCAAGAGCACTAGAGCTAGGTTCAGGAAATGGTGGTGTTGCTGCAATAATTGACGAGCTTCCGTATGTTGAGATCTTCCTGTCAAAATACTGCAAGTTTAAGACAGTTGGTCAGGTTTTCACAAAAAGTGGATGGGGATTTGTAAGTGGGTTCGCTTTCTGTAATCAAAACACAAACATTTACTTCTGTTCAGAACATCTTGTGATTGTACTGTATTCTGTTGCAGGCCTTCCCAAGAGACTCCCCTCTCGCTGAGGACTTGTCAACAGCAATCCTGGCACTATCAGAGAACGGCAATCTCCAAAGGATCCATGACGAATGGTTAAGTGGGACAGAGTGCGCTGCAGACAACGGTGCTGGGTCGAACTCCTTGAGCCTATCAAGCTTCTGGGGCCTCTTCCTCATCTGTGGCCTTGCATGTCTCGTTGCTCTTGTGATTTTCTTCCTTCGCATATTCTGTCAGTACAGCAGATACAGTAACCAGGTTGAGGCTCAGTTTCCTGAGCCCCAACAGATTCTAAACAGACCAGCAAGGTTAACTACCATCAAGTCATTGATCTCTTTTGTTGATAAGAAAGAGGAGGAGGTGAAGAACGCTCTCAAGAAAAGACCAAATGGCAGTCAGCATCCAAGCATTGGCAGTACGGAAGCACAATCCACATTACCACCTACATCCACTGCATAATTAATGATACCAAAATAATGTGCAATCCTGCTTTGAATAGTTGATGCTGAAGGGGTTTTCCTGTATGTGCCTTGCTATGACTTCTGACCGTGAAAACATATCATCAGAATCAGCTTCAGAGCATTGTCTTCAGAGAAAATACAACAGCTTTAGGTTTTTTTTCCCCCAACAGCAACGAATCTAGATCTCCTAGCAGCAATATCTGGGAGAAGTAGTATTCGGTTGCAGGTTCAACTTCTGTCAAGTTGGCCTTCTTCATTTTAAAGTAACTCCTACCAAAGTTATTGTAGCTACCATCTGAAAGCATCTTCAAGAAAAAAAGTTGCGAAGTTAGAATCTTTGTTTGGTGCGATATGTAGCCAGTTGTGCATGACCCTTCACCTTGTTTAAAGAAGTAGCACATCAACCCCTTCCACTGTGACTACGCAAGGAGACCATTTCAGAGCAGAAGCTCTGACCACCCCCATTCTGTCGTCAGACTCGCATCCACCCTGATGCAACACTCTGAACTAACATTCTGCTCCGAACAGAAGCATTTAGATCAGGAGATATCTTTCTGATGTACTGCTGAATATGAATAGGCAGCAATCCATGTACCCTGCTCTGATTCATGCCTGAAAATGAATCGATGATGCAACTGCGAAACTTGACCAGCATTGtggtaaaaaaaaagaaacttgACAAGCATTTAAACCTGATTAGGATTGGCAGGTGGCATGAGCCCATCTTTGCAATAAACGTGATTACTTGCTGGCTTTACAGCCTCGGTTTGGCCCTCTTGCTGACCCCACGGTTAGCATTGCATTGGTTGCCAAGATATCCAAATCGCTGACCCCaatcctgctcctgctcctgctcctgctcccgaCAACAACTCAGTTCTGGTAAGATTAGTACATTACTGCCATGCATGTCTCAATCTTTGTCATACTTGAGAAAAAGGAGTTGGTACCAACCTCTGACTCCGATCGATTGGAAACGCACGGTCCGGCCTCGTCTTCATGGAAAGGGAAGGTAGATACTAGATAGATGATCTATCCAAACAACGTGTGGATGCTCCAAAGATTAGGACGTGAAAATACATTATTTACAGTGTCGTTATCCGGGCAACTACTAGTTACAGGTGTTGGAGAACGCTTTGCATTGGGTACGGTGCGGGCAAATCCGCACGGCACAGGCGTGCGATGCGAACCATTGCGATCATCACGCATGAGAAAACACGAAAGATACACGTGAAGGTCAGCCATTGCCACACGCCATGCAGCAGGCCACGGCAGTCTCGACGGCAACGGCTCAACGGCCGGCGAGGTGTCCGGTCTCCGGTGTGGTGTGATGATGGCCGACCGGCCCCAAGGAGATCTTGTTACATGCCGACGACGACGAGACACATGTCCACCCCCAAAGAACGTCCATCATTAAACAATGCAAGCAGCAAAAGGAGCGGAGGCATACTAGCTCCAGAAGGGTACGTATGGACGTGGCCCCTGCAGGCCTTGCCGTACGTGCATGGCCGCAACCAGCCGCGGCCGGTGCCCAACTTGCCGAAGCAAGCGCTAATAAGCTCTATCTCTGGCCGCGCTATGGCCGGAGATTGCGATCTATATTGTGATCTTGATGGTGTTGTGTTATGTATACATGATGGAGTAGCTTGCTAGCTTTCCTATCTAGTACCTTTTCATGCCGCTGTTGTGTGCATGAGCATAAGTAGTGATGTGCTTCAAGGGAGGGCAAAGCGAGTCGATCGACCGATCGAGAGAAAAAGTATCCTTTGTGCGGCTTGTGGTCTGTGATTCCATCGCCACTTGTCTAGCTGCTTTTAAGCTGTCAAGGAAATTAGTTATTAAGGGCCACTTCTCTAAAGCGAAGACGATGCATGATGCCATTGCATTCAAGGCTAGCTGTTAACAAATCTCCTGCCGGTTGGCTGCTGTTGGTTAGTTCAATTAGTTTA
Above is a genomic segment from Miscanthus floridulus cultivar M001 chromosome 3, ASM1932011v1, whole genome shotgun sequence containing:
- the LOC136542393 gene encoding glutamate receptor 3.4-like isoform X2 produces the protein MGAIAAIISQYQWKQVIAIYVDDDYGRGGITALGDALAKRKCKISYKAKLPPGAAKITIKDILMQVNDMESRVYVIHVNPDSGLNVFSAAKSLGMMSSGYVWIATDWLSAVIDSSVHGNPDVMELTQGVLALRQHIADSDIQHAFLSKWNNLTRNGSSYFMHAYDSVWLVAHAVEQFLREGNAISFSADPNLQAKKGSSLQLDSLSIFNSGDKLLEKVWSANFSGVSGPVQFTLDRDLVHPAYDILNIGGTGLRTIGYWSNSSGLSVVAPESLSSSALDSSVNNVELHSVIWPGQTSEKPRGWVFSYHGKPMRIGVPLRMSYKEFVMQDNGPDGVKGFAIDVFKAAISLLPYPVSYKFVLFGDGLKNPSYSELVQKVSENYFDAAVGDIAIVTNRTRLVDFTQPYIESGLIIVAPARVIESNAWAFLKPFTFQMWCVLVVIFLFVGAVVWILEHRTNTEFRGPPRQQIMTVCWFSFSTMFFAHRENTVSALGRFVLLIWLFAVLIINSSYTANLTSLLTVQELTSGIQGLDSLISSSSAIGYQVGSFSRNYLMDELNIAESRLVPLNSPSDYARALELGSGNGGVAAIIDELPYVEIFLSKYCKFKTVGQVFTKSGWGFAFPRDSPLAEDLSTAILALSENGNLQRIHDEWLSGTECAADNGAGSNSLSLSSFWGLFLICGLACLVALVIFFLRIFCQYSRYSNQVEAQFPEPQQILNRPARLTTIKSLISFVDKKEEEVKNALKKRPNGSQHPSIGSTEAQSTLPPTSTA
- the LOC136542393 gene encoding glutamate receptor 3.4-like isoform X1 → MGSAHFAALLLCACMFVSGTVAANQNGNLTRPAEVRIGALFTFDSVIGKAVRPAIELAVADVNADPSILWGTKLSVLMQDTNCSGFVGTIEALQLLANDVVAVLGPQSSAVAHVISHAVNELHVPLISFAATDPTLSSLEYPYFVRATQSDYYQMGAIAAIISQYQWKQVIAIYVDDDYGRGGITALGDALAKRKCKISYKAKLPPGAAKITIKDILMQVNDMESRVYVIHVNPDSGLNVFSAAKSLGMMSSGYVWIATDWLSAVIDSSVHGNPDVMELTQGVLALRQHIADSDIQHAFLSKWNNLTRNGSSYFMHAYDSVWLVAHAVEQFLREGNAISFSADPNLQAKKGSSLQLDSLSIFNSGDKLLEKVWSANFSGVSGPVQFTLDRDLVHPAYDILNIGGTGLRTIGYWSNSSGLSVVAPESLSSSALDSSVNNVELHSVIWPGQTSEKPRGWVFSYHGKPMRIGVPLRMSYKEFVMQDNGPDGVKGFAIDVFKAAISLLPYPVSYKFVLFGDGLKNPSYSELVQKVSENYFDAAVGDIAIVTNRTRLVDFTQPYIESGLIIVAPARVIESNAWAFLKPFTFQMWCVLVVIFLFVGAVVWILEHRTNTEFRGPPRQQIMTVCWFSFSTMFFAHRENTVSALGRFVLLIWLFAVLIINSSYTANLTSLLTVQELTSGIQGLDSLISSSSAIGYQVGSFSRNYLMDELNIAESRLVPLNSPSDYARALELGSGNGGVAAIIDELPYVEIFLSKYCKFKTVGQVFTKSGWGFAFPRDSPLAEDLSTAILALSENGNLQRIHDEWLSGTECAADNGAGSNSLSLSSFWGLFLICGLACLVALVIFFLRIFCQYSRYSNQVEAQFPEPQQILNRPARLTTIKSLISFVDKKEEEVKNALKKRPNGSQHPSIGSTEAQSTLPPTSTA